The Pirellulimonas nuda genome includes a region encoding these proteins:
- a CDS encoding FmdB family zinc ribbon protein, translating into MPTYDYVCDACEHEFELFQSFSEPVKTKCPECGKKKLRRLFGTGAAVVFKGSGFYTTDYRSDSYKKAAESDKKSSEAKSDTKSSGSKSDKPAAKSESKPAAKKGPSKSDK; encoded by the coding sequence ATGCCTACCTACGACTACGTCTGCGACGCCTGCGAACACGAGTTCGAGCTGTTCCAGTCTTTTTCCGAGCCCGTGAAGACCAAGTGCCCCGAGTGCGGCAAGAAGAAGCTCCGACGGCTTTTTGGCACCGGCGCCGCGGTCGTGTTCAAGGGATCGGGCTTTTACACCACCGACTACCGCAGCGATTCCTACAAAAAGGCGGCTGAAAGCGACAAGAAATCGTCCGAAGCCAAGTCGGACACCAAGTCCTCCGGGTCGAAATCAGACAAGCCCGCCGCCAAAAGCGAATCAAAGCCGGCAGCCAAGAAAGGCCCGTCGAAATCCGACAAATGA
- the ccoS gene encoding cbb3-type cytochrome oxidase assembly protein CcoS translates to MSVVFLMAPIALLLAAAAVAAFIWAARDGQFDDTQTPSHRMLFDDQEEPHDPRA, encoded by the coding sequence ATGTCCGTAGTGTTTCTCATGGCGCCCATCGCCCTGCTGCTGGCCGCGGCCGCGGTCGCGGCGTTCATCTGGGCCGCCCGCGACGGCCAGTTCGACGACACCCAGACCCCGTCGCACCGGATGCTGTTCGACGACCAGGAAGAGCCGCACGACCCCCGGGCGTAG
- a CDS encoding protein kinase domain-containing protein, with protein sequence MPDTFDFEPGDVIGERYEVVERLGRGWEGEVYKLLELGAGIERAGKFFYPIRNPGGKTSRFYARKLHKLRNCPIVIQYHTSDVIEWEGKKVVYLVSEFVEGETLDKFLSRQPGKRIGAFQGLHLLHALASGMEAVHDAKDYHGDLHSGNIIVRRVGISFDLKLLDMYRHGPTTSADIHTDVCDLIRLFYDAIGGQKFYSRQPPPVKRICRGLKRSLILEQFRTAGQLRHYLETMEWT encoded by the coding sequence TTGCCCGACACCTTTGATTTCGAACCCGGCGACGTCATTGGCGAGCGCTACGAGGTGGTCGAACGGCTCGGCCGCGGCTGGGAGGGAGAGGTCTACAAGCTGCTGGAACTGGGCGCCGGCATCGAACGGGCCGGCAAGTTCTTCTACCCTATCCGCAACCCTGGCGGAAAGACCTCGCGGTTCTACGCCCGCAAGCTTCACAAGCTGCGGAACTGCCCGATCGTCATCCAGTACCACACCAGCGACGTGATCGAGTGGGAGGGGAAGAAGGTCGTCTACTTGGTGTCGGAATTTGTCGAGGGGGAGACGCTGGACAAGTTCCTCAGCCGGCAACCCGGCAAACGGATCGGCGCCTTCCAGGGGCTGCACCTGTTACACGCATTAGCGTCTGGAATGGAGGCGGTGCACGACGCCAAGGACTACCACGGCGACCTGCACTCCGGCAATATTATCGTTCGGCGCGTGGGCATCTCGTTCGACTTGAAGCTGCTGGACATGTACCGCCACGGGCCGACGACGTCGGCCGATATCCACACAGACGTTTGCGATCTGATCCGCCTCTTCTACGACGCCATCGGGGGGCAAAAGTTCTACTCCCGCCAGCCGCCGCCTGTGAAGCGGATCTGCCGCGGCCTGAAGCGGTCCCTTATCCTGGAGCAGTTCCGCACCGCGGGGCAGCTCCGGCACTACCTGGAAACCATGGAATGGACGTAA
- a CDS encoding DNA-binding response regulator, whose amino-acid sequence MPILLVSTDLMVASQLEGAARAAGETLVAAPPARAVASVAERGPRLAIIDLAAVEDCATLVAALRAVLPEDARIVAFGPHVHTARLDAARAAGCDQVLTRGQFLQRPGPVLSGPA is encoded by the coding sequence ATGCCGATCCTACTGGTATCTACCGACCTGATGGTCGCCTCGCAATTGGAAGGGGCCGCCCGCGCGGCCGGGGAGACGCTCGTGGCGGCCCCGCCCGCCCGGGCCGTGGCGAGCGTCGCCGAACGCGGGCCGCGGCTGGCGATTATCGATCTGGCCGCCGTTGAAGACTGCGCGACGCTGGTCGCGGCGCTTCGAGCCGTGCTGCCCGAGGACGCCCGCATCGTTGCGTTCGGTCCGCACGTGCACACCGCACGCCTCGATGCGGCCCGCGCGGCGGGTTGCGATCAGGTGCTGACGCGAGGCCAGTTCCTGCAACGCCCCGGGCCTGTGCTGAGCGGCCCCGCCTAG
- a CDS encoding PhoPQ-activated pathogenicity-related family protein encodes MLVRFLLAAALLCSPGAATAKPRMAVDARTPLDKYCAQPDPAFAWEVVHRVETPTHRTLIVLLTSQRWRTASEVSRTEWRHWLSIVVPNEAESDTALLFITGGSNEEAPPVEAEGRIVGAALATRSVVAELRTVPNQPLKLLTSDQPDRPRSEDDLLAASWVEFMETDDPTWLAQLPMAKSAVAAMTAVQQAVAAEARSAGRPTPAIARFTVAGASKRGWTTWLTAAVDDRVAAIAPIVIDVLNIEPSMRHHQACYGEYSQALKDYEGQGLADRLSSPAGAAIRAIVDPYAYRDRLSLPKCVINASGDEFFLPDSSRFYFDDLPGEKLLACTPNTGHSLAGTDALDTLAAFHASVAHNLPRPTVTWQSAFDAPVHTVRCSFPPTEAVLWRAVNPSGRDFRKPVVGDAFKATPLEPDADGAYRVPIEAPPEGFSAAFARFTFDIGAGVPLRVSTPVWVAPDVEPFAKQP; translated from the coding sequence ATGCTCGTTCGTTTCCTCTTGGCCGCGGCGCTGCTCTGCTCGCCCGGGGCCGCCACCGCAAAGCCCCGCATGGCCGTCGATGCTCGCACCCCGCTGGACAAGTACTGCGCGCAGCCCGACCCCGCGTTTGCCTGGGAGGTGGTCCATCGGGTCGAGACCCCGACCCACCGCACGCTAATCGTCCTGCTGACCTCACAACGCTGGCGCACCGCCAGCGAGGTGAGCCGCACCGAGTGGCGGCACTGGCTGTCGATCGTCGTGCCCAACGAGGCAGAGTCCGACACGGCGTTGCTGTTCATCACCGGCGGGTCGAACGAAGAAGCCCCCCCCGTGGAGGCCGAAGGCCGGATTGTGGGGGCGGCGCTTGCTACCCGCTCGGTGGTGGCCGAGCTGCGGACAGTGCCCAACCAGCCGCTGAAGCTGCTCACCAGCGACCAGCCAGACCGACCGCGTTCTGAGGACGACCTGCTGGCCGCAAGCTGGGTGGAGTTCATGGAAACCGACGACCCGACCTGGCTGGCCCAACTGCCGATGGCCAAGTCGGCCGTGGCGGCGATGACCGCCGTGCAGCAGGCGGTGGCGGCCGAGGCCAGATCCGCGGGGCGGCCGACCCCCGCGATCGCTCGTTTCACCGTGGCGGGGGCGTCTAAGCGGGGATGGACCACGTGGCTCACCGCGGCGGTAGACGACCGCGTTGCAGCGATCGCGCCGATCGTGATCGACGTGCTCAACATCGAGCCCTCGATGCGGCACCACCAGGCGTGCTACGGCGAGTACTCCCAAGCGCTAAAGGACTACGAGGGCCAGGGCCTGGCCGACCGGCTCTCGTCTCCGGCCGGCGCGGCGATCCGGGCGATCGTCGACCCGTACGCCTACCGCGACCGGCTGTCGCTGCCCAAGTGCGTGATCAACGCGTCGGGGGACGAGTTTTTCCTCCCCGACTCGTCCCGCTTCTACTTCGACGACCTGCCGGGCGAGAAGCTGCTGGCCTGTACCCCCAACACGGGGCACTCGCTAGCGGGGACCGATGCGCTAGACACCCTGGCAGCGTTTCACGCCTCGGTGGCCCACAACCTGCCGAGGCCGACCGTCACGTGGCAATCGGCGTTCGACGCGCCGGTGCACACGGTGCGTTGTTCGTTCCCCCCGACCGAGGCGGTGCTGTGGCGGGCGGTGAACCCCAGCGGGCGCGACTTCCGCAAGCCGGTGGTCGGCGACGCGTTCAAGGCCACGCCGCTCGAACCCGACGCCGACGGCGCCTACCGCGTGCCGATCGAGGCGCCCCCCGAGGGCTTCTCGGCCGCGTTTGCGCGGTTCACGTTCGACATCGGCGCGGGGGTCCCGCTCCGCGTGTCGACCCCCGTTTGGGTGGCGCCCGACGTCGAGCCATTCGCCAAGCAGCCCTAG
- a CDS encoding DNA gyrase inhibitor YacG, translating into MTDPAQPAPAERNCPVCGRLFSLTTTEAPPFCSQRCKLIDLGRWLDEGYGLPAVPDPDADEEPEDLLS; encoded by the coding sequence ATGACCGACCCCGCCCAGCCGGCGCCGGCCGAGCGCAATTGCCCTGTCTGCGGCCGCTTGTTCTCGCTCACGACGACCGAGGCGCCCCCGTTCTGCAGCCAGCGCTGCAAACTAATCGACCTGGGACGCTGGCTCGATGAGGGCTACGGGCTGCCGGCCGTGCCAGACCCGGACGCCGACGAAGAGCCAGAAGACTTGCTTTCTTAG
- a CDS encoding PP2C family protein-serine/threonine phosphatase translates to MDVTQDALLVQAWQGDTAPRSVELIDARMDRPCVLGSKTGQAALFSCRSPAKETSNEDSSAAIEPWPGALVLIVADGLGGHASGDAASRIAVETLVAAVRSIAVPDEPSLRAALLDGIERAHDAIFALGTGGATTLAVAEIVDQVARTFHVGDSVVLIFGQRGKRKLETVAHSPVGYAIEAGYLDANDAMSHEDRHLISNCVGRPGMRIEVGAPVTLSRFDTLLVASDGLVDNLQVDEVVEMLRKGAIGKSVETVARLTLDRMRAEVGPAPSKPDDLTIAVFRPAGDGGDGK, encoded by the coding sequence ATGGACGTAACGCAAGACGCGCTGCTCGTTCAGGCCTGGCAGGGGGACACGGCGCCGCGGTCCGTAGAGTTGATCGACGCACGCATGGACCGACCCTGCGTGCTCGGATCCAAGACCGGGCAGGCGGCGCTCTTCTCGTGTCGGAGCCCCGCCAAGGAGACCTCCAACGAAGATTCCTCGGCCGCGATCGAGCCGTGGCCCGGCGCGCTAGTGCTGATCGTTGCGGACGGGCTCGGGGGGCACGCGTCGGGGGATGCCGCTTCGAGGATCGCGGTCGAGACGCTCGTTGCAGCGGTCCGCTCCATCGCGGTGCCGGACGAGCCCTCGCTCCGCGCCGCGTTGCTGGATGGGATCGAACGCGCGCACGACGCCATCTTTGCCCTGGGGACAGGTGGCGCAACCACGCTGGCGGTGGCCGAAATCGTAGACCAGGTTGCCCGCACCTTTCACGTCGGCGACTCGGTGGTGTTGATCTTTGGGCAGCGGGGCAAGCGGAAACTAGAGACGGTGGCCCACTCGCCGGTCGGCTACGCCATCGAGGCAGGCTACCTCGACGCTAACGATGCGATGTCTCACGAAGACCGGCACCTGATCAGCAACTGCGTCGGCCGGCCCGGCATGCGGATCGAGGTCGGCGCCCCGGTCACTTTGTCGCGGTTCGACACGCTGTTGGTGGCCAGCGACGGGCTCGTGGACAACCTGCAGGTCGATGAAGTGGTGGAGATGCTCCGCAAGGGCGCCATCGGCAAATCGGTCGAAACGGTCGCCCGGCTCACGCTCGATCGCATGAGAGCAGAAGTCGGCCCCGCCCCGTCCAAGCCGGACGACCTCACCATCGCGGTTTTTCGGCCCGCAGGGGATGGGGGAGACGGCAAGTAG
- a CDS encoding glutamine synthetase III family protein has product MAAINAAINYKPAGPPLNFAETPTQDLFCANVFSKAEMKKRLPKPIFKGLIQTIEAGEKLDPNVADVVASAMKDWAIEKGATHYSHVFYPLTGGTAEKHDSFMAPAGDGTALTEFGGKELIQGEPDGSSFPTGGIRLTHEARGYTIWDVTSAAYILENPNGTTLCIPTAFVSWTGEALDKKTPVLRSMQALNQQAQRITKLFGYDEDAFIASTAGPEQEYFLIDRNFFFARPDLLNAGRTLFGAAPPKGQEFDDHYFGAIPERVLACMLEVERELIKLGVPIKTRHNEVAPGQYEIAPIFETANIATDHQQLCMLMLKRVAAKYGMECLTHEKPFAGVNGSGKHVNWSLGSSAHGNLLDPGDTPHDNAKFLVFCAAVLRAVHRHQGLLRAVVASAGNDHRLGANEAPPAIISVFLGDQLTDVFEQIKAGGAKSSRARGTLEVGVDTLPPFPKDAGDRNRTSPFAFTGNRFEFRAVGSNFSIAGPLVAMNTIVAESLDYCATKLEKATGGDSSKLNSAVQELLAEIMGECEPIIFNGNGYSDEWHAEAEKRGLRNLKATPDALEALLEPGVRELFSKYHVLNERELESRYETYVEQYCLTVKVEANLTKKIARTMIFPAAIRYQNELASTCANLKMLGYEFDTDTLDKVTELVKGLQDGTAALAKVTKGGCEDIRGCYEEVLPAMLNVRKYADELEAIVSDDLWPLPTYQEMLFIK; this is encoded by the coding sequence ATGGCGGCGATCAATGCAGCAATTAATTACAAGCCGGCCGGGCCCCCGCTGAACTTCGCGGAGACCCCCACGCAGGACCTGTTCTGCGCCAACGTCTTCAGCAAGGCCGAGATGAAGAAGCGGCTCCCCAAGCCGATCTTCAAGGGTTTGATCCAAACCATTGAGGCGGGCGAGAAACTCGACCCCAACGTGGCGGACGTCGTCGCCTCGGCAATGAAGGACTGGGCGATCGAGAAGGGCGCTACCCACTATAGCCACGTCTTCTACCCGCTCACCGGCGGCACCGCCGAGAAGCACGACAGCTTTATGGCGCCCGCGGGCGACGGCACCGCGCTCACGGAGTTTGGCGGTAAGGAACTCATCCAGGGCGAGCCGGACGGCTCTAGCTTCCCCACCGGCGGCATCCGCCTAACGCACGAGGCGCGCGGCTACACCATCTGGGACGTGACCAGCGCCGCGTACATCCTGGAGAACCCCAACGGCACCACGCTGTGCATCCCGACGGCCTTCGTGTCGTGGACCGGCGAGGCGCTCGACAAGAAGACGCCCGTGCTGCGGAGCATGCAGGCGCTGAACCAGCAGGCCCAGCGTATCACTAAGCTATTCGGATACGACGAGGATGCGTTCATCGCCTCGACGGCCGGTCCTGAACAGGAATACTTCCTGATCGACAGAAATTTCTTCTTCGCTCGGCCCGACCTGCTAAACGCCGGCCGGACACTGTTTGGCGCCGCCCCCCCCAAGGGGCAGGAATTCGACGACCACTACTTCGGCGCCATCCCCGAACGCGTGCTGGCATGCATGCTGGAGGTGGAGCGCGAGCTCATCAAGCTCGGCGTCCCCATCAAGACCCGCCACAACGAGGTGGCGCCCGGGCAATACGAGATCGCCCCCATCTTTGAAACCGCCAACATCGCCACCGACCACCAGCAGCTCTGCATGCTGATGCTCAAGCGAGTTGCGGCTAAGTACGGCATGGAGTGCCTGACGCACGAAAAGCCGTTCGCCGGGGTGAACGGCTCTGGCAAGCACGTCAACTGGTCGCTGGGGAGCAGCGCCCACGGCAACCTGCTCGACCCGGGCGACACGCCGCACGACAACGCCAAGTTCCTGGTGTTCTGCGCGGCGGTGCTCCGTGCGGTTCACAGGCACCAAGGGCTGCTGCGGGCGGTAGTGGCGAGCGCCGGCAACGACCACCGGCTGGGCGCCAACGAGGCCCCGCCGGCGATCATTTCGGTCTTCCTGGGAGATCAGCTCACCGACGTCTTCGAGCAGATCAAGGCCGGCGGCGCCAAGAGCAGCAGGGCCCGCGGGACATTGGAAGTGGGTGTCGATACGCTGCCGCCGTTCCCCAAGGACGCCGGCGACCGCAACCGCACCAGCCCCTTCGCCTTCACCGGCAACCGCTTCGAGTTCCGGGCCGTGGGCTCGAACTTCTCGATCGCGGGCCCACTGGTGGCCATGAACACCATCGTGGCCGAGTCGCTCGATTACTGCGCCACCAAGCTGGAGAAGGCCACCGGGGGCGACTCCTCGAAGCTGAACAGCGCGGTGCAGGAGCTGCTCGCAGAGATCATGGGCGAATGCGAGCCCATCATCTTCAACGGCAACGGGTACTCCGACGAGTGGCACGCCGAGGCCGAGAAGCGCGGCTTGAGGAACCTCAAGGCCACACCCGACGCCCTTGAGGCTCTGCTAGAGCCGGGGGTGCGCGAACTGTTCTCCAAGTACCACGTGTTGAACGAACGCGAGCTGGAGAGCCGCTACGAGACGTACGTAGAGCAGTACTGCCTGACCGTGAAGGTAGAGGCGAACCTCACGAAGAAGATCGCCCGCACGATGATCTTCCCGGCCGCCATCCGCTACCAGAACGAGCTGGCCAGCACCTGTGCGAACCTGAAGATGCTGGGCTACGAGTTCGACACCGACACGCTCGACAAGGTGACCGAACTGGTCAAGGGCCTGCAGGACGGCACCGCGGCATTGGCCAAGGTGACCAAGGGGGGCTGCGAAGACATCCGCGGTTGCTACGAAGAAGTGCTGCCGGCGATGCTGAACGTCCGAAAGTACGCCGACGAGCTCGAGGCGATCGTCTCCGACGACCTCTGGCCGCTGCCGACCTACCAGGAAATGCTGTTCATTAAGTAG
- a CDS encoding AraC family transcriptional regulator has product MKRNPNVALLVETAREYGRQLLLGVAQYARLHGPWSFQMTPGDFEQATADFSAQQVDGIITRLVNKRIHRLVVEANVPTIVLGLRDWQVANELPLDCCAEHAGDSEQAAKLAAEHLLERHFRHYGFVGMGDRAWSTAREQGFRAAISEAGFETLVYPIPARKSDRVWDRERQRLADWIKQLPKPIGIMACNDDRGREVLDACRLAGVMTPEEVAVVGVDNDDLYCDLSVPPLSSVAWNGVTGGYETAALLDKMMRGETRGQKNLAIVVQPLHVVTRRSTDVIALDNRDVAESLAFIRANHAHGVNVDEVAAHVSLSRRNLEIAFRKEVGRTIHGEIQRVRFDHARRLLEETDYSVPKVAELAGYGAASYLIQVFRQRLGLTPQRYRATIRV; this is encoded by the coding sequence ATGAAGCGAAATCCCAACGTGGCGTTGCTGGTGGAGACCGCCCGAGAGTACGGGCGGCAGCTCCTGCTGGGCGTGGCCCAGTACGCCCGTCTGCACGGGCCCTGGAGCTTCCAGATGACCCCCGGCGACTTCGAGCAGGCTACGGCCGACTTCAGCGCCCAGCAGGTCGACGGCATCATCACCCGGCTGGTGAACAAGCGGATCCATCGACTGGTGGTCGAGGCGAACGTCCCCACCATCGTGCTGGGGCTCCGCGACTGGCAGGTGGCCAACGAGCTGCCGCTTGACTGCTGCGCCGAACACGCCGGAGACTCCGAGCAGGCCGCCAAGCTTGCCGCAGAACACCTGCTCGAACGCCACTTCCGCCACTACGGCTTTGTGGGGATGGGAGACCGCGCCTGGTCGACCGCCCGCGAACAAGGGTTCCGCGCCGCGATCAGCGAGGCCGGTTTTGAGACGCTGGTCTACCCAATCCCCGCCCGAAAGTCCGACCGCGTTTGGGACCGCGAACGCCAACGGCTGGCCGACTGGATCAAGCAGCTCCCCAAGCCGATCGGCATCATGGCCTGCAACGACGACCGCGGCCGCGAGGTGCTCGACGCGTGCCGGCTGGCCGGCGTGATGACCCCCGAAGAAGTCGCCGTGGTCGGCGTCGACAACGACGACCTCTACTGCGACCTCTCCGTTCCCCCCCTGTCGAGCGTCGCCTGGAACGGCGTCACCGGGGGTTACGAAACCGCGGCGCTGCTCGACAAGATGATGCGCGGCGAAACCCGCGGCCAGAAGAACCTGGCGATCGTGGTGCAGCCGTTGCACGTGGTGACCCGGCGCTCGACCGACGTGATCGCGCTGGACAACCGCGACGTCGCGGAGTCGCTGGCGTTTATCCGCGCCAACCACGCCCACGGCGTGAATGTCGACGAGGTCGCTGCCCACGTCTCCCTCTCGCGGAGGAACCTGGAGATCGCCTTCCGCAAAGAGGTAGGACGCACCATCCACGGCGAGATCCAGCGGGTGCGGTTCGACCACGCCCGCCGGCTGCTGGAGGAGACCGACTACTCCGTGCCGAAGGTGGCCGAGCTGGCCGGCTACGGCGCGGCGTCGTACCTGATCCAGGTCTTCCGGCAACGCCTGGGGCTGACCCCGCAGCGTTACCGGGCGACGATCCGCGTCTGA
- a CDS encoding bifunctional nuclease family protein, translating into MPVVMELSRIIISEINDQQVIWLKEVEGDRSFPILIGLFEANSIARRVRHEETPRPLTHDLLVSAVEQLGGELRDVVISELRDHTYYAKLRVRLDGELVEIDARPSDAIAVAVSCDPVLPIYVAEDVLNDVMREQA; encoded by the coding sequence ATGCCCGTCGTCATGGAGTTGTCGCGGATCATTATCAGCGAGATCAACGATCAGCAGGTGATCTGGCTGAAGGAGGTCGAGGGGGATCGGTCCTTCCCGATCCTCATCGGCCTGTTCGAGGCGAACAGCATCGCCCGCCGCGTGCGACACGAAGAAACCCCGCGCCCGCTAACGCACGACCTGTTGGTCAGCGCCGTCGAGCAGCTTGGGGGAGAGCTCCGCGACGTGGTGATCAGCGAACTACGCGACCACACCTACTACGCCAAGCTCCGGGTACGCCTAGACGGCGAGTTGGTAGAGATAGACGCCCGCCCCTCCGACGCGATCGCGGTGGCCGTGTCTTGCGACCCGGTGTTGCCGATTTACGTGGCCGAAGACGTGTTGAACGACGTGATGCGCGAGCAGGCGTAG
- a CDS encoding glycoside hydrolase family 27 protein produces the protein MHRCSYPYVLFTIVVFPVLAIADPAGPVAQRPPMGWNSFDSYDCRINEHQFRGVVDWLADRMAPLGYEYAVIDYIWFNPNPGAWDNPERRLGHPNLRLDAQGRPVERLTLDRWGRPLPSVERFPSAEGGKGFGPIADYVHGKGMKFGIHIMRGIPRQAYYDDLPIKGTDTTARDIAEPFDTCEWCNNMYGVDPSKPGAQAYYDSLMELYASWGVDFIKADDTMYPPYHAGEIEMMRKAIDKCGRPMVLSLSCGEAPLSRARHLVQNANMWRVSADFWDNWQSLEHSFDLLGAWSGWAGPGHWPDADMLPVGHISLGGRPHGPDRQSQFTPDEHRTLMTLWCVARSPLMWGGDPLTSSEESIAYLTNADLLHVNQHTTDNREVFHESQKACWVAADEASGDRYVALFNLGETPAKVALDLERESLRGTYRVRDLWERRDLPNASKRVSATLPPHGAAMLRLSPAETTDP, from the coding sequence ATGCACCGATGCAGCTACCCGTATGTGCTCTTTACTATCGTCGTTTTTCCCGTGCTGGCAATCGCTGATCCAGCGGGGCCTGTGGCGCAGCGCCCCCCCATGGGCTGGAACAGCTTTGACAGCTATGACTGTCGGATCAACGAACACCAGTTCCGCGGCGTGGTCGACTGGCTCGCCGATCGCATGGCGCCGCTGGGGTACGAGTACGCGGTGATCGACTACATCTGGTTCAACCCCAACCCGGGCGCGTGGGACAACCCCGAGCGCCGCCTGGGCCACCCCAACCTCCGCCTAGACGCCCAGGGCCGGCCGGTGGAGCGGCTCACGCTCGACCGCTGGGGCCGCCCGCTGCCTTCAGTGGAGCGCTTCCCGTCCGCCGAGGGGGGCAAGGGCTTTGGGCCCATCGCAGACTATGTTCACGGCAAGGGGATGAAGTTCGGCATCCACATCATGCGCGGCATCCCGCGTCAGGCGTACTACGACGACCTGCCGATCAAAGGGACCGACACCACCGCACGCGACATCGCCGAGCCGTTCGACACGTGCGAGTGGTGCAACAACATGTACGGGGTCGACCCGTCGAAGCCCGGCGCGCAGGCCTACTACGATTCGTTGATGGAGTTGTACGCCTCCTGGGGGGTCGACTTTATCAAAGCAGACGACACCATGTACCCGCCGTACCACGCAGGTGAGATCGAGATGATGCGTAAGGCGATCGACAAGTGCGGCCGGCCGATGGTGTTGAGCCTCTCGTGCGGCGAGGCCCCGCTGTCGCGCGCGCGCCACCTGGTCCAGAACGCCAACATGTGGCGCGTGTCGGCCGATTTTTGGGACAACTGGCAGAGCCTGGAGCACAGCTTCGACCTGCTGGGAGCGTGGAGCGGCTGGGCCGGCCCCGGCCACTGGCCCGACGCAGACATGCTGCCGGTGGGCCATATCTCGCTGGGGGGCCGGCCGCACGGCCCCGACCGTCAGAGCCAGTTCACGCCGGACGAGCACCGCACGCTGATGACGCTGTGGTGCGTCGCCCGCAGCCCGCTGATGTGGGGGGGCGATCCGCTGACTTCCTCGGAGGAGTCGATCGCCTACCTGACCAACGCCGACCTGCTGCACGTCAATCAGCACACGACCGATAACCGCGAGGTTTTCCACGAATCGCAGAAGGCGTGCTGGGTAGCCGCCGACGAAGCGTCGGGCGACCGCTACGTGGCGCTCTTCAACCTCGGCGAAACGCCGGCGAAAGTCGCCCTCGACCTGGAACGCGAATCGCTCCGCGGGACCTACCGCGTACGCGACCTGTGGGAGCGTCGCGATCTGCCGAACGCATCCAAACGCGTTTCCGCGACGCTCCCGCCGCACGGCGCGGCGATGCTTCGTCTCTCGCCCGCCGAGACCACTGACCCCTAG
- the xerC gene encoding tyrosine recombinase XerC: MQREIAQFLRGLESERGASPHTIKAYREDLAALAGYLTDADGRAPTPAQITPLDLRGFVSALHDAEFAKTSISRKLSSVRSFFRFGQREGWVTSNPAAPVRNPRKPRKLPHYLSTEEVGRLLGAPKIDKPFGLRDRAMLETLYSAGLRVSELVGLCDGDLDFEQGIVRVRGKGRKERLAPVGSFAARALRDWLAVRKLSPKAPSGAEAPVFTNKFGRRITTRSVARTLDKHLRATGLDARTSPHTLRHSFATHLLDRGADIRSVQELLGHKSLVTTQIYTHVSTANLRAAYERAHPRAG; encoded by the coding sequence ATGCAACGCGAGATCGCCCAATTCCTCCGCGGCCTCGAGAGCGAGCGGGGCGCCTCTCCCCACACCATCAAGGCGTACCGTGAAGACCTGGCCGCGCTCGCCGGCTATCTCACGGACGCCGACGGCCGTGCGCCGACCCCTGCGCAGATCACGCCGCTCGACCTGCGCGGCTTTGTCTCTGCGCTGCACGACGCCGAGTTCGCCAAGACGTCGATCTCGAGGAAGCTCTCCAGCGTCCGTAGTTTCTTCCGTTTCGGGCAGCGAGAAGGTTGGGTGACGAGCAACCCCGCCGCTCCGGTCCGCAACCCACGGAAGCCGCGGAAGCTGCCCCACTACCTGTCGACGGAAGAGGTGGGGCGCCTGCTTGGCGCTCCAAAGATCGACAAGCCGTTCGGGCTGCGCGACCGCGCCATGCTTGAGACCCTCTACTCGGCCGGGCTGCGTGTGAGCGAGCTGGTCGGGTTGTGCGACGGCGACCTCGACTTCGAGCAAGGCATCGTGCGGGTCCGCGGCAAGGGCCGCAAGGAGCGTTTGGCGCCCGTCGGCTCGTTCGCCGCGCGTGCGCTGCGCGATTGGTTGGCCGTCAGGAAGCTCTCGCCTAAGGCGCCCTCCGGCGCCGAGGCGCCGGTATTCACCAATAAGTTCGGCCGGCGGATCACCACCCGCAGTGTCGCCAGAACGCTCGACAAGCACCTGCGGGCAACCGGGCTCGATGCACGCACGTCGCCGCATACTTTGCGGCACAGTTTCGCCACGCACCTTCTCGACCGCGGCGCCGACATCCGCAGCGTGCAGGAGCTGCTCGGCCACAAGAGCCTGGTGACGACCCAGATTTATACCCACGTCAGCACGGCCAACCTGCGGGCCGCCTACGAACGGGCCCACCCGCGGGCGGGGTGA